The proteins below are encoded in one region of Gopherus flavomarginatus isolate rGopFla2 chromosome 12, rGopFla2.mat.asm, whole genome shotgun sequence:
- the LOC127033135 gene encoding uncharacterized protein LOC127033135 produces MENIEVTAIEKEEYIGQDVSNNDTSDADDSFDDMLTEEVEDKQWFLKVKLLMTSKHTERLEAKVRNIKLYGSSFHCLKPRSWISDEVIDAFLSCVVEKADGKSELLQNDILLLPYHTPGHWVLAIALMKKKELLIIDPLCDEIRYERTCLRNWRNFIKRLTSKSSSDWNSKIVEHPRQSDGHNCGPLILKFAETYLQHKDISTVETTQKANTAFRRHIAILLMKESESVEDYCIYCNLIDCEKESEDCTMVQCDSCKRWAHIPCITEGNNQENLTYEKKETTTARHVHSSLH; encoded by the exons ATGGAAAACATAGAGGTCACAGCAATAGAAAAAGAGGAATATATAGGGCAAGATGTGTCAAACAATGATACAAGTGATGCTGATGACAGCTTTGATGACATGCTTACAGAGGAAGTGGAAGACAAGCAATGGTTTCTGAAAG taAAATTGTTAATGAccagcaaacacacagagagactaGAGGCCAAAGTGAGAAACATAAAATTATATGGCTCTTCATTTCATTGCCTGAAACCAAGAAGCTGGATAAGTGATGAG GTTATTGATGCATTTTTGAGCTGTGTAGTTGAGAAAGCAGATGGAAAG agtgAATTACTTCAAAATGATATATTACTGCTTCCTTACCACACACCAGGTCATTGGGTTCTTGCG ATAGCCTTGATGAAAAAAAAGGAATTGTTAATAATTGACCCCTTGTGTGATGAGATCAGATATGAAAGAACATGCCTGAGGAATTGGAG AAACTTCATCAAACGATTAACTAGTAAATCCTCATCTGATTGGAACAGTAAAATTGTGGAGCATCCCAGACAAAGTGATGGTCACAACTGTGGACCACTCATCTTAAAG TTTGCAGAAACATATTTGCAGCACAAAGACATCAGTACGGTGGAAACAACACAGAAGGCTAATACTGCGTTTAGAAGACATATAGCAATTCTTCTAATGAAGGAGTCAG aaagcgtGGAGGACTACTGCATATACTGCAACCTTATCGACTGTGAAAAAGAAAGTGAGGATTGCACGATG GTCCAGTGTGATTCTTGCAAGAGGTGGGCACATATACCATGCATTACAGAAGGAAACAATCAAGAAAACCTGACATATGAGAAGAAAGAGACTACAACTGCAAGACATGTGCATAGTTCACTtcattaa